In a single window of the Phaeobacter sp. G2 genome:
- a CDS encoding iron-containing alcohol dehydrogenase, whose translation MTPFIFNTTKSLVFETGASARLSEVAGQTLGKSVLLVTDPGLRQLGLADPAIASLEAAGHSVAVFDKVEADPSRDTLLQAVEFGREAGATGVLGFGGGSSLDVAKLVALLLGSGEDLDEAWGVAQAKGPRLPLVLVPTTAGTGSEVTPVSIITVGAEEKRGVSSPVILPDIAVLDADLTVGLPAHITAATGVDAMVHAIEAYASKSANNNPLSKMLAREALRLLGANIETAVFNGQDKDARGAMLLGSMLAGQAFANSPVAAVHALAYPIGGTFHIPHGLSNALVLPHVLRFNAPDAHMLYAEIAADAFPQIAAIEGSQARCAAFIDALADLSKHLGMKTRLRDVDIPKEAIAKMASDSMVQQRLLVNNPREVTERDAYNIYEAAW comes from the coding sequence ATGACACCATTCATTTTCAACACCACCAAATCTCTGGTTTTTGAAACCGGCGCATCGGCACGCCTTTCTGAGGTGGCAGGACAAACGCTGGGTAAATCGGTCTTGCTGGTGACAGATCCCGGACTGCGCCAGCTGGGGCTTGCGGATCCCGCCATCGCCTCACTTGAAGCCGCCGGACACAGCGTTGCGGTTTTTGATAAAGTAGAGGCCGACCCGTCGCGTGACACGCTACTGCAGGCGGTGGAGTTTGGACGCGAAGCCGGGGCGACCGGTGTCTTGGGCTTTGGCGGTGGTTCATCCCTTGATGTGGCGAAACTGGTGGCGCTGTTGCTGGGGTCGGGTGAGGATCTGGACGAAGCCTGGGGGGTTGCCCAGGCCAAGGGCCCACGCCTACCGCTGGTTCTGGTGCCCACCACCGCTGGAACCGGGTCCGAGGTTACCCCGGTCTCGATCATCACGGTGGGGGCAGAGGAAAAGCGCGGCGTCTCTTCACCGGTCATCCTGCCGGATATTGCGGTGCTGGATGCAGACCTGACTGTGGGTCTGCCCGCCCATATTACCGCCGCCACCGGTGTCGACGCGATGGTACACGCGATCGAAGCCTATGCGTCAAAATCGGCCAACAACAACCCTCTGTCCAAAATGCTGGCGCGCGAAGCCCTGCGCCTGCTTGGCGCCAACATCGAAACCGCCGTATTCAATGGTCAGGACAAAGATGCACGCGGCGCCATGTTGCTGGGCTCGATGCTGGCAGGTCAGGCCTTTGCCAACTCGCCGGTGGCTGCGGTACACGCGCTGGCCTACCCCATCGGCGGCACCTTCCACATCCCGCATGGGTTGTCGAACGCCCTGGTTCTGCCCCATGTGCTGCGCTTTAACGCGCCCGACGCCCATATGCTCTATGCTGAGATTGCCGCAGACGCCTTTCCACAGATCGCCGCGATCGAAGGCAGCCAGGCACGCTGTGCCGCCTTCATTGACGCGCTGGCAGATCTGTCCAAACATCTGGGCATGAAAACCCGCCTGCGGGACGTGGATATCCCCAAAGAGGCCATCGCCAAAATGGCATCGGATTCGATGGTCCAGCAGCGTCTTCTGGTCAATAACCCCCGCGAGGTCACCGAAAGGGACGCATACAACATCTACGAGGCAGCCTGGTGA
- a CDS encoding SRPBCC family protein → MKNFDVQSIGLTVSANVAFDYISQPSNLPKWTNAFSRADATTADLVTPNGEVPIKLQTVVSRDAGSVDWLMTFPDGSTGAAYSRITPNGDDEAIYSFVLMAPPVPLEALEGALEAQKGILSTELEELKGILAA, encoded by the coding sequence ATGAAAAATTTCGACGTACAATCTATCGGCCTTACTGTTTCCGCAAACGTGGCGTTTGACTACATTTCGCAGCCGTCCAACTTGCCGAAATGGACCAATGCGTTTTCACGCGCAGATGCCACAACGGCTGACCTTGTTACGCCAAATGGTGAAGTTCCAATCAAGTTGCAAACTGTGGTGTCACGGGACGCGGGTAGTGTCGATTGGTTAATGACTTTTCCCGATGGTTCAACGGGTGCAGCGTATTCACGGATCACGCCAAACGGCGACGATGAAGCCATCTATTCCTTCGTGCTGATGGCTCCGCCTGTTCCGCTCGAAGCATTGGAAGGTGCGCTTGAAGCCCAAAAAGGCATTCTCTCGACCGAGCTGGAAGAACTGAAAGGAATCCTTGCCGCATGA
- a CDS encoding NAD(P)H-dependent oxidoreductase: MRDTGLRRSHCCSLASPRGDNSQSSKLANAYLAERKARQPSVQIDALDLWQEDRPEFDGDKAAAKMTFFGLGEMNNETQSAWDQIATITQRFTDADEYVFSVPMWNCGVNYKLKQYIDIITQPGLLFGFDPEAGYSGLLENKVARVFYTAGVYAPGAPAKYGSDYQSSYLSWWLEFIGVSEFRDVRFQPSLLTGDPLGDQKAAIERSVELVSQYRLLPRRPLGLRGIFTKSGPAVARPMTEPRPRIAGSIA, translated from the coding sequence GTGCGCGACACTGGACTGCGGCGTTCGCACTGCTGTTCGCTAGCGTCGCCTCGCGGCGATAACTCACAATCCTCAAAATTGGCAAATGCGTATCTTGCCGAACGCAAGGCTCGTCAGCCCAGCGTGCAAATTGATGCTCTTGATCTGTGGCAAGAAGATCGGCCTGAATTCGACGGCGATAAAGCTGCGGCCAAGATGACATTCTTTGGCCTAGGCGAAATGAACAATGAAACCCAATCAGCGTGGGATCAGATTGCCACGATCACACAACGATTTACCGATGCGGATGAATATGTCTTCTCGGTTCCGATGTGGAACTGCGGTGTCAACTACAAGCTAAAGCAATACATCGATATCATTACCCAACCTGGATTGCTTTTTGGGTTTGACCCAGAGGCCGGATATAGTGGGTTGCTGGAAAACAAAGTGGCGCGTGTCTTTTACACAGCGGGTGTTTATGCGCCCGGTGCGCCGGCGAAATACGGGTCTGATTATCAGTCAAGCTATCTGTCTTGGTGGCTCGAATTTATCGGTGTTTCTGAATTTAGGGACGTCCGTTTCCAGCCCTCTCTTTTGACAGGTGACCCGCTTGGGGACCAAAAGGCCGCGATTGAGCGTTCTGTCGAATTGGTATCGCAATATCGCCTGCTCCCCCGAAGGCCTCTTGGTCTTCGGGGGATCTTTACGAAATCTGGTCCAGCAGTTGCCCGACCAATGACGGAACCGAGGCCGCGAATTGCGGGTTCGATCGCATGA
- a CDS encoding MotA/TolQ/ExbB proton channel family protein — protein MSFAPLFEFMARGGPALWVIAALSVLTLSLLLWRVAELMQAGLWRRSQAEAWLDLWRRGNAAPNSAARTPRDRLTQAAMHAVLTPAFSTEMAEKEITRIAKGELAVLRRGLRPLELIATIAPLVGLLGTVLGMIGAFQALQDSGNGADPSVLAGGIWEALLTTAAGMAVAIPASALVSWVEALTEREQAAMEDIATRVFTGSATRPILHQAAE, from the coding sequence ATGTCCTTTGCCCCTCTTTTTGAATTCATGGCGCGCGGTGGCCCTGCCCTTTGGGTGATCGCGGCTCTCTCGGTCCTCACCCTTTCCCTCTTGCTGTGGCGGGTGGCAGAGCTGATGCAAGCAGGCCTTTGGCGCAGATCACAGGCAGAAGCCTGGCTCGACCTTTGGCGCAGGGGCAACGCAGCCCCAAACAGCGCCGCGCGCACGCCACGGGATCGGCTGACGCAGGCTGCGATGCATGCCGTGCTGACGCCGGCGTTCAGCACCGAAATGGCGGAAAAGGAAATCACACGCATTGCCAAGGGGGAACTGGCCGTCCTGCGCCGGGGGCTGCGCCCATTGGAATTGATCGCCACCATTGCGCCTCTGGTCGGCTTGCTCGGGACTGTTTTGGGCATGATCGGAGCCTTCCAGGCTCTACAGGACAGCGGCAACGGTGCCGACCCATCGGTGCTGGCCGGCGGGATCTGGGAGGCGCTATTGACCACCGCTGCCGGCATGGCCGTGGCCATTCCCGCTTCGGCGCTCGTGTCCTGGGTTGAGGCTCTGACAGAGCGCGAACAGGCCGCCATGGAAGACATTGCGACCCGTGTTTTCACCGGTTCGGCCACCCGACCGATCCTGCATCAGGCTGCTGAATGA
- a CDS encoding acyl-CoA thioesterase, translating to MGDKAPITTRADYPAFYPLQTRWMDNDVYGHMNNVVHYSLFDTAVNGWLIERGLLDPRNSETYGLVVETGCKYYSEMGFPDKVTAGLRVARLGSSSIKYEVALFRNDETTATAEGFFVHVYVNRKTHRPAPIESHRRVAFQSLMKDDT from the coding sequence ATGGGAGACAAGGCACCGATCACCACCCGCGCGGATTACCCCGCGTTCTATCCGCTGCAAACCCGCTGGATGGATAATGACGTCTATGGCCACATGAACAATGTGGTCCATTATTCTCTCTTTGACACTGCGGTGAATGGATGGCTCATCGAACGCGGTCTGTTGGACCCGCGCAATTCTGAAACCTATGGCCTGGTGGTTGAAACAGGCTGTAAGTACTATTCAGAAATGGGGTTTCCCGATAAGGTAACAGCCGGTCTGCGGGTGGCCCGGCTGGGCTCCAGCTCAATCAAATACGAAGTCGCCCTATTCCGCAATGACGAGACCACCGCCACCGCCGAGGGTTTTTTTGTCCATGTCTATGTCAATCGCAAAACCCACCGTCCGGCGCCAATCGAAAGCCACCGCCGGGTCGCATTCCAAAGTCTGATGAAAGACGACACCTGA
- a CDS encoding biopolymer transporter ExbD — protein sequence MTLVFGTPPAKRRLSLAPMIDVVFLLLVFFMLASQFGHDRAVPLAMAGGSAAYSGPPRLVLVTADGLRLNGIPVQTEALVEQMSKLTREKSDAILLQPDASASLQQLMDAAEALTGAGFSQLVVME from the coding sequence ATGACACTGGTTTTTGGAACACCCCCGGCCAAAAGACGCCTGAGTCTTGCGCCGATGATCGACGTGGTTTTCCTGCTCTTGGTGTTTTTCATGCTGGCCTCGCAGTTCGGCCACGACCGAGCGGTGCCGCTGGCAATGGCGGGCGGGAGCGCCGCCTATTCCGGCCCGCCGCGTCTGGTTCTGGTGACAGCTGACGGGCTTCGGCTGAACGGAATTCCGGTGCAAACCGAAGCCTTGGTAGAACAGATGTCCAAGCTCACCCGTGAGAAATCGGATGCAATCCTCCTGCAACCAGACGCCAGCGCCTCGCTGCAGCAGCTGATGGATGCGGCCGAAGCGCTGACCGGGGCCGGGTTTTCCCAGCTCGTGGTCATGGAGTAA
- a CDS encoding RNA polymerase sigma factor produces the protein MIIFDPLQVEAARQGSRAALDALIHAAKGPIFNVAMRMLAHREDAEDATQEILIKIITHLGDVRDVNLAGAWAFRVATRHLSETARLGRVEKIRMTFDDFAEDLHHDQGDAAHLGLTEIEHQLALKEVKVGCTLAMLVCLSRPLRMAYILGDIFEMTDTEASSVLEIPAGTYRQRLRRARSTVSGFMQKNCGIQSEQAQCRCDNRIAPALKKGRIAKGFTHLDGDQVGHRAPDVITQDVAVLEDVQRTVAIMRSNPQFAASVPSLVGQLLDQIS, from the coding sequence ATGATCATCTTTGATCCTTTACAAGTGGAGGCCGCGCGACAGGGAAGTCGCGCGGCCTTAGACGCGCTCATTCACGCGGCAAAAGGCCCCATTTTCAACGTCGCGATGCGGATGCTTGCCCATCGCGAGGACGCCGAAGACGCGACGCAGGAAATTCTGATCAAGATCATCACCCACCTTGGTGATGTGCGTGACGTCAATTTGGCTGGCGCGTGGGCTTTTCGTGTCGCGACCCGCCATCTGAGTGAAACCGCGCGGCTGGGTCGGGTCGAAAAGATACGGATGACTTTTGATGATTTCGCTGAAGATCTGCATCACGATCAAGGTGACGCCGCACATCTTGGATTGACCGAAATTGAACATCAGCTTGCGTTAAAGGAAGTGAAGGTCGGTTGTACGTTGGCAATGTTGGTGTGCCTGTCACGGCCACTGCGCATGGCCTATATTCTGGGTGATATCTTCGAGATGACAGATACAGAAGCCAGTAGCGTTCTAGAAATCCCAGCCGGCACATACCGCCAAAGGCTGCGGCGAGCGCGATCTACAGTCAGCGGGTTCATGCAAAAGAATTGCGGCATCCAATCTGAACAGGCGCAGTGCCGCTGTGACAACCGTATCGCACCCGCCCTCAAGAAGGGACGTATCGCGAAGGGCTTCACACATCTGGACGGCGATCAGGTTGGGCACAGGGCTCCGGATGTCATCACGCAAGATGTAGCAGTATTGGAGGATGTACAACGCACAGTCGCGATCATGCGATCGAACCCGCAATTCGCGGCCTCGGTTCCGTCATTGGTCGGGCAACTGCTGGACCAGATTTCGTAA
- a CDS encoding biopolymer transporter ExbD: MDFSRPQKRQTGEPILPMINVVFLLLIFFLLSSQIAPRAPFVVAPPRLETGQPSGSEALLFMAADGRLHFSGAQAEDAMTAVLAQASELETLSLRADAKVPAREVVLLISKLRDAGIRSVTLRGTRP; this comes from the coding sequence ATGGATTTCTCGCGCCCCCAAAAGCGGCAAACTGGCGAGCCGATCCTGCCGATGATCAATGTGGTCTTTCTGCTGCTGATCTTTTTCCTGCTGTCGTCACAGATCGCCCCACGCGCGCCCTTTGTGGTGGCGCCACCGAGGCTGGAAACTGGTCAGCCCTCTGGCTCAGAAGCCTTGCTGTTCATGGCAGCGGATGGTCGCCTACATTTTTCCGGTGCGCAAGCCGAAGACGCCATGACCGCTGTTTTGGCGCAGGCTTCGGAACTGGAGACCCTATCCCTCCGCGCTGATGCCAAAGTGCCGGCCAGAGAGGTGGTCCTCCTGATCTCCAAGTTGCGCGACGCCGGCATCCGATCTGTTACTCTCAGAGGGACCAGGCCATGA
- a CDS encoding M48 family metallopeptidase, which yields MEDVIEGRLRAWNLVRGRDCLSRRIDALAKILPWVDAPPPFRLLEMARQWGSCSPSGEIIINRHLVKAPRQCVDYVLIDELAHLKHHDHSPAFWNLIDAHAGDW from the coding sequence ATGGAAGATGTCATCGAAGGCCGTCTTCGTGCCTGGAACCTCGTGAGAGGTCGTGACTGCCTGAGCCGTCGCATTGATGCGTTGGCAAAAATCCTCCCCTGGGTGGATGCACCGCCACCCTTTCGACTACTGGAGATGGCACGCCAATGGGGAAGCTGCTCCCCGTCCGGCGAGATCATCATCAATCGTCACTTGGTCAAAGCGCCGCGGCAGTGTGTCGACTATGTGCTCATTGATGAACTGGCGCACCTAAAGCACCACGATCACAGCCCTGCCTTCTGGAACCTGATCGACGCACATGCAGGGGATTGGTGA